A single region of the Marinilabiliales bacterium genome encodes:
- a CDS encoding glycosyl hydrolase family protein, with the protein MSNFMLKFKFGLKSRLGMLTGTSRIEAQNTALKQEYEEFLSYEESKEPQRFDELEEIVTSQDFRDRKKFINNQRFKGSDAHEKFKEYNSMKRSPEFKGYFRFIGSNYFPDFKKFDNSPEINKIDANREEDKDEIATLRKSPGINAYYKLAKKKDLTHYRKIDGSPELEKFRELEEYVNSDEFKKTREYLEMKDKFSGTPEHQQEKEYLELKKSKKLKWYHKAKASGKFDEVKKWKLEFEDDFSGKSLDGKKWLTTYFWGKELLKEGYSVASDLHFYTEGKNHEVADKLLKLHTRREPVTGQAWDPALGFFPKDFEFTSGLVNTGASFRQKYGAFEAKVRMHRAPSVWHAFWMLSEQMVPHVDVFRFSGKKRNRIEFNNYWTSNGDKQNIRKSSETVGGIDFAKGFFIFRLEWYPGMLVWKINNTVVKKITQGIPQEPMYILFSSGVDSEDGNGLPTSMDIDWVRGYNLAEETAE; encoded by the coding sequence ATGTCAAATTTCATGCTGAAATTCAAGTTCGGACTGAAGTCCAGGCTTGGTATGCTAACCGGAACATCAAGAATTGAGGCCCAAAATACGGCGCTTAAACAGGAGTATGAAGAGTTTCTCAGCTATGAAGAATCAAAGGAGCCGCAAAGATTCGATGAGCTGGAGGAGATCGTCACTTCGCAGGATTTCCGCGACAGGAAAAAATTCATCAATAACCAGCGGTTCAAGGGCTCTGATGCTCATGAAAAGTTCAAGGAGTACAACTCCATGAAGAGATCACCGGAGTTCAAAGGGTATTTCAGGTTTATTGGCTCAAATTATTTTCCTGATTTTAAGAAGTTTGACAATTCGCCTGAAATAAATAAGATCGACGCCAACAGGGAAGAGGACAAGGATGAGATAGCAACCCTCAGAAAATCACCGGGCATCAACGCCTATTACAAGCTGGCGAAGAAAAAGGATCTCACGCATTATCGTAAGATTGACGGATCGCCTGAGCTGGAGAAATTCAGGGAGCTTGAAGAGTACGTCAATTCAGATGAATTTAAAAAGACCAGGGAGTACCTGGAGATGAAGGACAAATTCTCCGGCACCCCTGAGCACCAGCAGGAAAAGGAGTACCTGGAACTTAAGAAATCAAAGAAGCTCAAGTGGTACCATAAGGCAAAAGCCTCGGGAAAATTTGATGAGGTCAAAAAATGGAAGCTTGAGTTTGAAGATGATTTTTCAGGCAAAAGCCTTGACGGCAAAAAGTGGCTGACCACATATTTCTGGGGTAAAGAACTGCTTAAAGAGGGATACTCTGTCGCTTCTGACCTGCACTTTTACACCGAAGGCAAGAATCACGAGGTGGCTGATAAGCTTCTTAAACTTCATACCCGCAGGGAACCCGTAACCGGCCAGGCATGGGATCCGGCGCTTGGCTTTTTCCCGAAAGATTTTGAATTTACCTCGGGACTTGTCAACACCGGGGCCAGCTTCCGCCAGAAGTACGGAGCCTTTGAAGCGAAAGTGAGGATGCACCGCGCTCCATCTGTATGGCATGCTTTCTGGATGTTATCGGAACAGATGGTCCCGCATGTTGACGTGTTCCGTTTTTCGGGAAAGAAAAGGAACAGGATCGAGTTCAACAACTACTGGACAAGTAACGGCGACAAGCAGAATATAAGAAAAAGCTCAGAGACGGTAGGTGGCATAGATTTCGCGAAAGGCTTCTTCATTTTCAGACTCGAGTGGTATCCCGGCATGCTGGTATGGAAAATCAACAACACCGTGGTCAAGAAAATAACCCAGGGAATTCCGCAGGAGCCGATGTATATACTTTTCAGCTCCGGCGTTGACAGTGAAGACGGTAACGGACTTCCCACCTCGATGGATATTGACTGG
- the nrfH gene encoding cytochrome c nitrite reductase small subunit, with the protein MIKKLILFLEPPPGWKPAVVILLGVFTGIALLVFHASEAQSYISDKPETCINCHVMYPQYASWAKSSHRETATCAECHVPQDNVFSKYYVKGTDGMRHAYVFTARAEPQTIEIKQRGINVVQDNCIRCHQDLVEMTRLVEVTGRNHLEGEGHRCWDCHRDVPHGTVRSLSSAPYSLVPRLPSIMPQWLRDFLGGERE; encoded by the coding sequence ATGATAAAAAAGCTGATACTGTTCCTGGAACCGCCCCCCGGCTGGAAGCCTGCGGTGGTAATCCTTCTCGGGGTATTTACCGGCATTGCCCTGCTGGTATTTCACGCCTCAGAGGCACAATCCTACATTTCCGACAAGCCCGAGACCTGCATCAACTGCCACGTTATGTACCCGCAGTATGCGTCATGGGCTAAGAGCAGTCACCGCGAAACAGCCACTTGTGCAGAGTGCCACGTGCCGCAGGATAACGTTTTCAGCAAGTATTACGTTAAGGGGACCGACGGAATGAGGCATGCATATGTGTTCACGGCCAGGGCAGAGCCCCAGACAATTGAGATAAAACAGCGGGGCATAAATGTAGTGCAGGATAACTGTATCAGGTGTCACCAGGACCTGGTGGAGATGACCAGGCTTGTTGAGGTTACCGGCAGGAATCATCTTGAAGGCGAGGGACACAGGTGCTGGGACTGCCACAGGGATGTACCGCACGGCACGGTACGAAGCCTTTCTTCTGCCCCATACTCGCTGGTTCCCAGGCTGCCTTCAATAATGCCGCAGTGGCTCAGGGATTTCCTGGGAGGGGAAAGAGAATGA
- a CDS encoding ammonia-forming cytochrome c nitrite reductase, with protein MATIKELSEKKPWLNWVLFFGTVVIVFLIGLFAASIVERRSEAQLYFQMVKPIPDWEPRHEVWGQNFPRQYESYMMTQDTTFESRYYGSVMIDYLEKYPELVIMWAGYAFARDYNQGRGHYYSVTDVHNTLRTVQPQPATCWTCKSTDVPRVMNEIGVREFYSSSWSDMGSEIVNSIGCQDCHDPQTMNLRITRPALAEAFERQGRNIEHATHQEMRSLVCAQCHVEYYFKGEETYLTFPWDMGFSADDMEAYFDYHEFTDWVHGLSRAPMLKAQHPDYELFKTGIHAERGVSCADCHMPYQREGGMKFTNHHLQSPLNNIAGSCQVCHRESEETLLQNVYDRQARISELRRITEKNLARLHLEAKAAWDAGATEEEMHDVLQLIRHAQWRWDWVAAANSMGFHSPNEALRVLGTSIQKSQEARVHLARIFGRYGVPQPLELPDFSTKEKAQEIVGLDMAQIRSQKADFKQNVLPVWLEEARQREAAYNLP; from the coding sequence ATGGCAACCATTAAAGAACTCTCCGAAAAGAAACCCTGGCTCAACTGGGTCCTTTTCTTCGGCACAGTCGTGATTGTATTCCTTATCGGACTGTTTGCCGCCTCGATCGTTGAAAGGCGAAGCGAGGCACAGCTTTACTTCCAGATGGTGAAGCCGATACCGGACTGGGAGCCCAGGCACGAGGTGTGGGGGCAGAACTTCCCGCGCCAGTACGAATCATACATGATGACACAGGACACCACATTCGAGAGCAGATATTACGGCTCGGTAATGATAGATTACCTTGAGAAATACCCTGAGCTGGTGATCATGTGGGCAGGCTATGCATTTGCAAGGGACTATAACCAGGGACGCGGCCACTACTACTCGGTTACCGATGTGCATAATACGTTGCGGACGGTTCAGCCGCAGCCAGCCACATGCTGGACATGCAAGAGCACCGATGTGCCGAGGGTGATGAACGAGATAGGGGTAAGGGAGTTCTACAGCAGCTCCTGGTCAGATATGGGAAGTGAAATAGTAAACTCCATAGGGTGCCAGGACTGCCACGATCCGCAGACCATGAACCTCAGGATAACAAGGCCGGCGCTGGCCGAAGCTTTCGAAAGGCAGGGCAGGAACATTGAGCACGCCACCCACCAGGAGATGCGTTCCCTGGTATGTGCCCAGTGCCATGTGGAATACTATTTCAAGGGAGAGGAAACCTACCTGACCTTCCCGTGGGACATGGGATTCAGCGCCGATGACATGGAGGCCTACTTTGATTACCATGAGTTCACGGACTGGGTGCACGGACTGAGCAGGGCGCCGATGCTTAAGGCCCAGCACCCGGACTATGAACTTTTCAAAACAGGGATCCATGCAGAGAGGGGCGTTTCGTGCGCGGACTGCCACATGCCATACCAGAGGGAGGGGGGGATGAAATTCACTAATCACCACCTGCAGAGTCCACTCAACAACATAGCGGGATCATGCCAGGTATGCCACCGTGAAAGTGAGGAAACACTATTGCAAAATGTCTATGACCGCCAGGCCCGCATAAGCGAACTCAGACGCATTACCGAGAAGAACCTGGCACGCCTGCACCTCGAAGCAAAGGCGGCGTGGGATGCAGGGGCCACCGAAGAGGAGATGCACGATGTGCTCCAGCTTATCAGGCATGCCCAGTGGAGATGGGACTGGGTGGCTGCAGCAAACAGCATGGGGTTCCACTCTCCCAACGAAGCGCTGAGGGTGCTCGGAACCTCCATACAGAAGTCCCAGGAGGCCCGGGTGCACCTGGCAAGGATATTCGGCAGGTACGGAGTGCCGCAGCCCCTGGAGCTGCCCGATTTCTCAACAAAGGAGAAGGCTCAGGAGATTGTGGGACTCGACATGGCACAGATAAGGTCGCAGAAAGCTGATTTCAAACAGAACGTACTGCCTGTATGGCTCGAGGAGGCAAGGCAGAGGGAAGCCGCCTACAACCTGCCTTAA
- a CDS encoding PAS domain-containing sensor histidine kinase: MIKGNKSALRKVLPLAAAIIATSLLAATLLFLAANGGSILFTGVAAAMVILVSVAASYLLLRHSRQSGSLHSPASFQTGKMFGDFMDDLPLGVFIKDGESRAVYLNRHMDRVFGKSNCLGKTPYNIYDRTTAGRVMDEDKRVLAGESITVEEVLTDKHGRERVYTTHKFCLFDHEGKRQIGGVSIEITRRREAEYRLRILSRAIRNSPVTVVITDPGGNIEYVNPAFINSTGYSFAEVMGENMKIINSGHHDDMFFKDMWERIRSGAEWQGEILNRKKDGTLFWELVSISSVTNRDGEITHFVAIKDDISKRKQMEDALRKAKEKAEESDKLKSAFLANMSHEIRTPMNAIVGLSGLLGDPETAFSDRVQFSLLIRENSNVLLQLIDDIVDVSKIEAGQIAMRPEPCNLEALMDEIYESFMPQVREREDDTLFVLKKEKSSMPLQTVTDQQRLRQIITNLLSNALKFTRTGKIEFGYSLEKDKSLLFYVKDTGRGIPSDKLEQIFDRFSQIDREDGDFHRGAGLGLSISKSIAELLGGSIWAESEPEKGSCFYLSIPWHPVNSKTVQERKQVVAVDYPRLTGHKILVVEDLEVNYRLIEVMLKKTGATILWGQTGGQALTLFAENPDLSLVLLDLNMPDINGYDLLVTMKEQRSDLPVIIQTAYAMNGERERCRKAGCDNYITKPLQLEQLVEAVRSCMLEAS; encoded by the coding sequence ATGATAAAAGGCAACAAATCAGCGCTCAGGAAGGTGCTGCCGTTAGCGGCAGCGATCATTGCAACCTCATTACTTGCCGCAACCCTCCTGTTCCTTGCAGCCAATGGCGGCAGCATTCTTTTTACGGGCGTTGCAGCGGCAATGGTCATTCTTGTTTCAGTTGCTGCATCATACCTGCTGCTCCGGCACAGCCGACAATCGGGTAGTCTGCACTCCCCCGCATCTTTCCAAACCGGTAAGATGTTCGGAGATTTTATGGATGACCTGCCGCTGGGCGTATTCATAAAGGACGGTGAAAGCAGGGCCGTTTACCTGAACAGGCACATGGACAGGGTTTTCGGAAAGTCAAATTGCCTGGGCAAGACGCCCTACAATATATACGACAGAACTACGGCCGGCCGGGTGATGGATGAAGACAAAAGGGTACTTGCCGGTGAAAGTATAACGGTTGAAGAGGTGCTGACAGACAAGCACGGTAGGGAAAGGGTATACACAACTCATAAATTCTGCCTGTTTGACCATGAAGGGAAGAGGCAGATCGGAGGCGTGTCGATCGAGATAACACGGCGGAGGGAGGCTGAATACAGGCTGAGAATCCTTTCCAGGGCCATCAGGAACTCGCCCGTTACAGTGGTGATAACCGATCCCGGAGGAAACATCGAATATGTGAACCCGGCGTTTATAAATTCAACCGGCTACAGCTTTGCCGAGGTGATGGGCGAGAATATGAAGATCATAAACTCCGGGCACCATGATGATATGTTCTTCAAGGATATGTGGGAAAGGATAAGAAGCGGCGCCGAATGGCAGGGAGAGATCCTCAACAGGAAAAAGGACGGAACTCTTTTCTGGGAGCTGGTCAGCATTTCATCGGTTACTAACAGGGACGGAGAGATAACGCATTTCGTGGCAATCAAGGATGATATAAGCAAGCGCAAACAGATGGAGGATGCTTTGCGGAAAGCCAAAGAGAAGGCCGAGGAGAGCGACAAGCTGAAATCTGCCTTCCTGGCCAACATGTCGCACGAGATACGTACGCCGATGAATGCCATAGTGGGACTGTCAGGATTACTGGGAGACCCTGAGACAGCCTTCAGTGACAGGGTTCAGTTTTCACTGCTTATAAGAGAGAATTCAAACGTGCTCCTTCAGCTAATTGACGACATTGTTGACGTATCAAAAATTGAGGCGGGGCAGATAGCAATGAGGCCCGAACCCTGCAACCTGGAGGCCCTTATGGATGAGATATACGAATCGTTCATGCCCCAGGTCAGGGAGAGGGAGGATGACACCCTTTTCGTGCTGAAGAAGGAGAAAAGCTCCATGCCGCTCCAGACGGTAACAGACCAGCAACGGCTCAGGCAGATCATCACCAATTTACTGAGCAACGCGTTGAAATTTACCAGAACAGGCAAGATTGAATTCGGATACAGCCTTGAGAAGGATAAATCCCTGCTTTTTTATGTGAAGGATACGGGCCGGGGTATCCCCTCCGATAAACTTGAGCAGATCTTCGACCGCTTCAGCCAGATTGACCGGGAGGACGGGGACTTTCACAGGGGTGCGGGACTGGGGCTGTCGATCTCAAAAAGCATTGCCGAACTGCTGGGCGGATCGATCTGGGCTGAATCTGAGCCGGAAAAAGGTTCATGCTTTTATCTCTCAATTCCCTGGCACCCGGTTAATTCGAAAACCGTGCAGGAGAGAAAGCAAGTGGTTGCGGTGGACTATCCCCGGCTGACGGGGCATAAAATTCTTGTCGTGGAAGATCTTGAGGTGAACTACAGGCTTATTGAAGTGATGCTGAAAAAAACAGGGGCCACCATCCTCTGGGGCCAGACAGGCGGGCAGGCACTCACACTTTTTGCTGAAAACCCTGATCTTTCACTGGTATTGCTTGACCTTAACATGCCTGATATAAACGGATACGACCTGCTGGTTACAATGAAAGAGCAGAGGAGCGACCTGCCTGTTATCATCCAGACAGCATATGCAATGAACGGAGAAAGGGAACGATGCAGGAAAGCTGGTTGCGACAATTACATAACCAAACCGCTGCAACTGGAGCAGTTGGTGGAGGCAGTAAGAAGCTGCATGCTCGAGGCATCATAA